One Bdellovibrio sp. ArHS genomic region harbors:
- a CDS encoding pentapeptide repeat-containing protein, producing MKRLAFYYSGLTIFVGLLQLTYLGQRLFPPPKVNRLYFPSEEQVFTPAFPILSPGMQPLFPASEIILQERLYAPFISLRETDLSKRNLSKAHLSFADLRGSKLLGTDLSHALLYGAQLEGALFDKNTRLPFSHETALALGMKEQL from the coding sequence ATGAAACGTTTGGCTTTTTACTACTCAGGATTAACCATCTTCGTAGGCCTTTTACAGCTGACCTATCTAGGTCAGCGCTTGTTTCCTCCTCCCAAGGTCAATCGACTGTACTTTCCTTCTGAAGAGCAGGTCTTTACACCTGCTTTTCCAATTTTAAGTCCCGGAATGCAACCTCTGTTTCCCGCCTCCGAAATCATTCTTCAGGAACGCCTTTATGCTCCTTTTATCAGTCTGCGCGAAACCGATCTTTCCAAACGCAATCTGTCTAAGGCCCATCTCAGTTTTGCGGATCTGCGAGGCAGTAAACTTCTCGGAACAGATCTTTCTCACGCTCTGCTTTACGGCGCCCAACTGGAAGGCGCGTTGTTTGATAAGAACACCCGCCTGCCTTTTTCTCACGAAACCGCCTTGGCTTTGGGAATGAAAGAACAGCTATGA